The following coding sequences lie in one Spirosoma sp. KUDC1026 genomic window:
- a CDS encoding PD40 domain-containing protein, with protein MKKTFFLACLIPALLGCDILGLNDYHQGTFPKEVVNLGDINSVDDDYNSTAPSYGDVVPLVFSSKRGGRKDFNLVRETLNYSFSRKSGKFTLDNKPYGGLHVVEEQMPISWAADKANSNDNELGPYLLSYDRDLRQDGFATHYAEYLLLFASDRTGNLDVYLTHNYQNVPTNQPVTSGSTTINNKPFAAPLPLPFLNSPADDGYPTFDKDRSAIYFTSNRAGSFAIYRATLPAIAPTELQTNLPTLTDVPVERVPELASAGETKCPFIQDETIVFTSNRPGGYGGYDLYYSKWNGSHWSAPVNFGPSINTSYDEYRPILHRNMEYTNKLLIFSSNRPGGKGGFDLYRAGVSL; from the coding sequence ATGAAAAAGACCTTCTTCCTTGCCTGCCTGATTCCCGCTCTACTGGGTTGTGATATTCTTGGCCTGAATGATTACCACCAGGGTACCTTTCCTAAGGAAGTCGTTAACCTGGGTGACATCAACTCGGTTGATGATGATTACAACTCGACGGCTCCGTCGTATGGCGACGTAGTACCTCTAGTGTTCTCGTCAAAACGGGGCGGGCGAAAGGATTTTAATCTGGTTCGGGAAACGCTCAATTACAGCTTTAGCCGGAAGAGTGGAAAGTTCACCCTTGATAACAAACCTTACGGGGGGCTACATGTCGTAGAAGAACAAATGCCCATAAGTTGGGCTGCTGATAAAGCCAATTCCAATGACAATGAACTAGGCCCATATCTGCTTTCGTACGATCGCGATTTACGTCAGGATGGGTTTGCGACTCATTACGCCGAATACCTACTATTATTTGCCTCTGACCGGACGGGTAATCTGGATGTATACCTGACGCATAACTACCAGAATGTTCCGACGAATCAACCGGTTACGTCCGGCAGTACGACGATAAACAACAAACCCTTCGCAGCTCCTCTACCGCTCCCGTTCCTGAACTCCCCCGCCGATGATGGTTATCCTACGTTTGATAAAGACCGGAGCGCCATCTATTTTACGTCGAACCGAGCTGGTTCGTTCGCCATTTATAGGGCTACGCTACCCGCTATCGCCCCAACAGAATTGCAGACCAATCTCCCTACGTTAACCGACGTGCCTGTCGAGCGGGTGCCCGAACTAGCGTCAGCGGGAGAAACCAAATGCCCGTTTATCCAGGACGAGACGATCGTCTTTACGTCCAACCGGCCGGGCGGTTACGGGGGGTATGATCTGTACTACAGCAAATGGAATGGCAGCCACTGGTCGGCCCCGGTCAACTTTGGCCCGTCTATCAATACCAGCTACGACGAGTACCGCCCTATTCTGCATCGGAATATGGAGTACACCAACAAACTCCTGATTTTCTCATCCAACCGTCCCGGCGGCAAGGGTGGATTCGATCTGTATCGAGCAGGTGTTTCGTTATAG
- a CDS encoding restriction endonuclease, whose protein sequence is MPIPDYQSAMLPLLKLVADGREYKFNDLVETLSSQYKLTEEEKSELLPSGQTFLFGNRIGWARTYLKKAGLLDSPKRAMVIITERGKQVLKQKPTEINVKFLKQFPEFVEFQTPKKEEVAVDLTASLTDENIQQTPEETLDSAYERIRKTLAQDLLNKVISLPPAFFEKLVVELLVKMGYGGSIQDAGRALVTGKSGDEGIDGTIKEDKLGLDVIYIQAKRWAPGNVVGRPELHKFVGALAGQGAKKGVFITTSNFSREALEYVPRNETKIALIDGEQLAQLMIDYNLGVTLQQTYEIKRMDNDYFGE, encoded by the coding sequence ATGCCTATACCAGATTATCAAAGTGCCATGCTACCACTGCTGAAGTTAGTAGCGGATGGTCGTGAATATAAATTCAACGATTTAGTAGAAACGTTAAGCAGCCAGTATAAACTAACAGAGGAAGAAAAAAGTGAGCTCTTGCCCAGTGGCCAGACTTTTCTATTTGGAAATCGGATTGGCTGGGCTAGAACATATCTGAAGAAAGCAGGCTTACTGGATTCTCCAAAACGCGCTATGGTAATCATAACCGAGCGAGGAAAACAGGTTTTGAAGCAAAAACCCACGGAGATTAATGTTAAATTCTTAAAGCAATTCCCTGAGTTTGTTGAGTTTCAAACTCCTAAGAAGGAAGAGGTTGCTGTTGACCTAACGGCATCTTTGACCGATGAGAATATTCAGCAAACACCGGAAGAAACACTTGATAGTGCCTACGAACGCATCCGAAAAACGCTGGCACAGGATCTGCTTAACAAGGTAATCTCATTGCCACCGGCCTTCTTCGAAAAACTTGTGGTTGAGCTACTGGTAAAAATGGGTTACGGAGGTTCCATTCAGGATGCTGGTCGAGCCTTGGTGACAGGTAAAAGTGGTGACGAAGGGATTGATGGAACTATAAAAGAAGACAAACTTGGCCTGGATGTTATTTACATACAGGCAAAACGGTGGGCTCCGGGTAATGTAGTTGGCCGACCCGAACTGCATAAGTTTGTTGGTGCGCTGGCTGGACAAGGAGCCAAGAAAGGCGTATTTATTACCACTTCCAATTTCTCGCGGGAAGCATTAGAGTATGTACCTCGTAACGAGACGAAGATAGCGTTGATTGACGGCGAACAGTTAGCCCAGTTAATGATTGATTACAATCTGGGGGTTACGCTCCAACAGACGTATGAGATCAAGCGAATGGATAACGATTACTTCGGCGAATAA
- a CDS encoding helix-turn-helix domain-containing protein, translating to MPIPHKLLSRKDEITADFLKLLNEHFDNLLSGRTDQMFHSRDFAERLFIHPTHLGNTIKLTMGKSPCDLMEERMVEEAQKMLLTTNMSVAEIGNRLTYSESTNFIKFFKSMTGTTPLRYRKQHLSELQDRLPQDRLPQTILQSELVLA from the coding sequence ATGCCAATTCCACATAAACTCCTGAGCCGGAAAGACGAAATTACCGCCGACTTTCTCAAGCTACTGAATGAGCATTTTGACAATCTGCTGAGTGGCCGTACCGATCAAATGTTTCATAGCCGCGATTTTGCAGAACGGCTTTTCATTCATCCCACCCACCTCGGCAACACCATTAAGCTGACAATGGGTAAATCGCCCTGCGACCTGATGGAAGAACGTATGGTAGAAGAAGCGCAGAAAATGTTGCTCACCACTAACATGAGCGTAGCCGAAATTGGCAACCGACTCACTTATAGCGAGTCGACCAACTTCATCAAGTTTTTTAAGAGCATGACTGGTACAACACCCCTGCGGTATCGAAAACAGCATCTGTCAGAGTTGCAGGATCGTCTGCCGCAGGATCGCCTGCCGCAAACGATCTTGCAGTCAGAATTGGTACTTGCGTAA
- a CDS encoding SDR family NAD(P)-dependent oxidoreductase — protein sequence MTTTKIALVTGGSRGLGKDMALNLAKKGIDVLLTYNSKQDEAQAVVSEIEQMGQRAAALQLDTSNVASFDAFFEQVKPTLAQTFQAEQFNFLINNAGTALYAPFAETTEEQFDQVFNIHLKGVFFLTQKALPLIADGGRIINISSGLARFSMPGSSAYGSMKGAIETLTRYLAKELGPRGIAANVVAPGAIATDFGGGRVRDNAELNKQVASATALGRVGVAEDIGGVVAFLCTDEARWINGQRIEASGGMNL from the coding sequence ATGACAACGACAAAGATTGCGCTGGTAACCGGCGGCAGCCGTGGACTAGGTAAAGACATGGCGCTCAACCTCGCCAAGAAGGGGATTGACGTACTACTCACGTATAATAGCAAACAGGACGAAGCACAAGCTGTCGTTAGTGAAATTGAGCAGATGGGACAACGGGCCGCTGCGCTTCAACTCGACACGAGCAATGTAGCCTCATTCGACGCCTTTTTCGAGCAGGTTAAGCCAACCCTTGCCCAGACCTTCCAGGCTGAGCAATTCAACTTTCTGATTAATAACGCTGGGACTGCACTCTACGCTCCCTTCGCCGAAACAACCGAGGAACAGTTCGATCAGGTCTTCAACATTCACCTCAAAGGTGTTTTCTTCCTGACGCAGAAAGCTCTGCCTTTAATCGCTGACGGGGGACGTATCATTAACATATCGTCGGGATTGGCGCGGTTTTCCATGCCGGGTTCGTCGGCCTATGGCTCAATGAAAGGGGCTATTGAAACCCTGACCCGCTACCTGGCGAAAGAACTTGGTCCGCGTGGTATTGCTGCCAACGTAGTAGCACCGGGCGCTATTGCCACCGATTTCGGTGGAGGCCGCGTGCGCGACAATGCTGAACTCAATAAGCAGGTAGCCTCCGCAACCGCCCTGGGCCGCGTTGGTGTGGCCGAAGACATTGGTGGTGTGGTCGCCTTCCTCTGCACCGACGAAGCCCGCTGGATTAATGGTCAGCGGATTGAAGCGTCTGGGGGTATGAATTTGTAG
- a CDS encoding DUF2306 domain-containing protein, whose product MTTGVFTPPPKPTTRQHLDRWSFQTLRWSSVLLITTVWTSAALFGLYILAYYASALYEGKMVRWNQVLPRLYEPSTTAATTGIGLHFAAGGIILVLGSIQLVDGIRVRFPAVHRWLGRVYVLACLLTAIGGLTFILLKGTIGGAAMNIGFALYGLLMLVSAVATYRYAVLGDINRHRAWSLRLYALAIGSWLYRIDYGFWVMLTDGLGHNNTFSGPFDRFMAFFFYLPNLLVVELFVRAGHRHVAPIARFLASFVLLFVTTFLLVGTYYFTLYYWGPAIVNWVTGAEQVLGQPGH is encoded by the coding sequence ATGACAACAGGTGTATTTACTCCTCCCCCTAAACCGACGACCCGACAGCACCTGGACCGATGGAGCTTTCAAACGTTACGTTGGTCAAGTGTCTTACTTATAACCACCGTCTGGACCAGCGCGGCCTTGTTTGGACTTTATATTCTGGCCTATTATGCCTCGGCGCTGTACGAAGGCAAGATGGTTCGCTGGAATCAGGTACTGCCTCGCTTATACGAACCGAGCACAACTGCCGCGACTACGGGTATCGGCTTACACTTTGCCGCAGGAGGTATCATTCTGGTACTGGGTAGCATTCAACTGGTTGATGGTATTCGAGTGCGTTTTCCGGCGGTACACCGCTGGCTTGGCCGCGTGTACGTACTGGCTTGCCTGCTAACGGCCATTGGGGGCCTCACCTTCATCCTGCTTAAAGGCACCATTGGGGGAGCCGCGATGAACATTGGCTTTGCGCTGTATGGTCTGCTGATGCTGGTTTCAGCCGTGGCAACGTATCGTTACGCCGTTTTGGGTGATATAAATCGGCATCGGGCGTGGTCACTTCGGTTATATGCGCTGGCGATTGGCTCGTGGCTGTACCGGATCGACTACGGATTCTGGGTCATGCTAACGGATGGTCTGGGACACAACAATACCTTCAGTGGGCCATTTGACCGATTTATGGCGTTCTTCTTTTACCTGCCGAATTTACTTGTTGTCGAGCTATTCGTTCGGGCGGGGCATCGGCATGTAGCTCCCATAGCCCGATTCCTGGCTTCGTTCGTCCTGCTGTTCGTGACCACTTTCTTACTGGTTGGCACGTATTACTTCACGCTTTATTATTGGGGGCCGGCCATCGTGAATTGGGTAACGGGCGCTGAGCAGGTACTGGGGCAACCCGGTCATTAA
- the fumC gene encoding class II fumarate hydratase, with protein MEYRIEKDTMGQVQVPANVYWGAQTQRSIENFKIAQDINKMPREIIQAFAYLKKAAALTNLDAGVLPQEKSDLIGQVCDEILTGSLDDQFPLVVWQTGSGTQSNMNVNEVVAYRGHVLKGGQLTDEKKFLHPNDDVNKSQSSNDTFPTAMHIAAYKILLDVTIPGIKKLRDTLDAKAKQFMHVVKIGRTHFMDATPLTVGQEFSGYVSQLDHGLRAINNTLAHLSELALGGTAVGTGINTPAGYSENVAKHIADLTGLPFVTAENKFEALAAHDAIVEAHGALKTVAASLMKIGNDIRMLSSGPRAGIGELHIPDNEPGSSIMPGKVNPTQCEAMTMVAAQVMGNDVAINIGGMTGHFELNVFKPVMIYNFLHSARLIGDVCVSFNDKCAEGIEPIEANIKKHVDSSLMLVTALNTKIGYYKAAEIAQTAHKNGSTLKETAVQLGYVTPEEFDQWVIPGDMVGEIK; from the coding sequence ATGGAATACCGCATCGAGAAAGACACGATGGGTCAGGTACAGGTACCGGCCAATGTCTACTGGGGCGCCCAAACCCAGCGCTCAATCGAAAACTTTAAAATTGCGCAGGACATTAATAAAATGCCCCGTGAGATCATTCAGGCATTTGCTTATCTGAAGAAAGCAGCGGCCCTGACGAACCTCGACGCGGGTGTGCTGCCTCAGGAAAAAAGCGATCTGATCGGGCAGGTTTGCGATGAAATTCTGACCGGTTCGCTGGACGATCAGTTTCCGCTGGTGGTATGGCAGACGGGCTCGGGTACGCAATCAAACATGAACGTGAATGAGGTGGTTGCCTACCGGGGTCACGTCCTGAAAGGCGGTCAGCTCACCGACGAGAAGAAATTCCTGCATCCCAACGATGATGTAAACAAGTCGCAGTCGTCGAACGATACGTTCCCGACGGCTATGCACATTGCCGCCTATAAAATCCTGCTGGACGTAACGATTCCGGGCATTAAGAAACTACGCGATACGCTCGACGCCAAGGCAAAGCAGTTTATGCACGTCGTGAAGATCGGCCGGACCCACTTCATGGATGCTACACCGTTGACGGTCGGTCAGGAGTTCTCGGGCTACGTATCACAGCTGGACCACGGCCTGCGGGCAATCAACAACACGCTGGCCCACCTGAGCGAACTGGCACTGGGCGGTACGGCCGTCGGCACGGGCATCAACACCCCCGCGGGTTACTCGGAGAACGTAGCGAAACACATTGCCGACCTGACGGGACTGCCGTTCGTTACGGCCGAAAATAAATTTGAAGCGCTGGCGGCCCACGACGCCATTGTGGAAGCCCACGGTGCATTGAAAACCGTTGCCGCCAGCCTGATGAAAATCGGTAACGACATCCGGATGCTGTCGTCGGGACCACGGGCGGGCATTGGCGAGCTGCACATTCCGGACAACGAGCCGGGCTCGTCGATCATGCCGGGTAAAGTGAACCCAACCCAGTGCGAAGCCATGACGATGGTGGCCGCGCAGGTAATGGGGAACGACGTAGCCATCAACATTGGCGGTATGACGGGTCATTTCGAACTGAACGTGTTCAAGCCGGTCATGATCTACAACTTCCTGCACTCGGCCCGCCTGATTGGTGACGTCTGCGTATCGTTCAATGACAAATGCGCGGAAGGCATCGAACCCATCGAAGCCAACATCAAAAAGCACGTTGATTCGTCACTAATGCTGGTGACGGCGCTGAACACCAAAATCGGCTACTACAAAGCGGCTGAAATCGCGCAGACTGCTCACAAAAACGGCTCGACGCTGAAAGAAACGGCGGTTCAGCTTGGCTATGTAACACCCGAAGAGTTCGACCAGTGGGTGATCCCTGGTGACATGGTCGGTGAGATAAAGTAA
- a CDS encoding antitoxin Xre-like helix-turn-helix domain-containing protein, whose translation MHVPIQKIIAGLGGDRYLKNPVRHEFDLLTLISQGLPMESVAFLQQKLGFTNKEMSHILAISESTYQRRIRTKSRLTQDETEKAISLSELYAKGIEVFEDQADFDYWLNSPIPALQDNKPVDLLSSMLGRKQVMNVLNALLHGLFS comes from the coding sequence ATGCATGTACCAATTCAGAAAATCATAGCTGGCCTTGGGGGCGACCGCTACTTAAAAAATCCGGTACGTCACGAATTTGACCTACTCACGCTAATTAGCCAGGGCTTGCCTATGGAGTCGGTTGCTTTCCTTCAGCAAAAACTTGGTTTTACGAACAAAGAGATGAGCCATATTCTAGCTATTTCTGAAAGTACGTATCAACGGAGAATCCGGACAAAATCGCGATTAACCCAGGACGAGACAGAAAAGGCTATATCGCTATCAGAGCTATACGCAAAAGGAATTGAAGTTTTCGAAGACCAAGCCGATTTCGACTATTGGCTCAATTCACCAATTCCAGCTTTGCAGGATAATAAACCCGTTGATTTGCTAAGCTCTATGCTGGGGCGAAAACAGGTCATGAACGTGTTAAACGCTCTACTACATGGCCTATTTTCATAA
- a CDS encoding IS3 family transposase (programmed frameshift) — protein MKKTKFTEAQIVFALKQAETGVAVAEVCRKMGISEATYYNWKKKYGGLGVAELHRLRQLEEENRQLKQLVADLSLDKQMLQDGAQKKALRPVQQRKLASSLMENYRVSARRACSVIQFRRSSLQFKSRRRDDSVIRKRIKEIAQVRVRYGYQRIYVLLRREGWRDNHKRVYRVYCEEGLHLRSKRPRRNRAAAHRLERPQLSSIHQCWSMDFVADQLFDGRKIRALTVVDNYSRQCLAIHVGQSLKGEDVVAVMNHLKIVDLAVPERIQVDNGSEFISKFLDKWAYDNKVTLDFSRPGKPTDNAFIESFNGSFRDECLNAHWFLSLDDAREKIEHWRQEYNSFRPHSSLGGLTPDEVGKGKEKPTHERPILNL, from the exons ATGAAGAAAACCAAGTTCACCGAAGCGCAAATCGTCTTTGCTCTCAAGCAAGCTGAGACCGGAGTAGCCGTGGCTGAAGTATGCCGCAAAATGGGAATTAGCGAGGCTACCTATTACAATTGGAAGAAGAAGTATGGCGGATTGGGTGTTGCCGAACTGCACCGATTACGCCAGTTGGAAGAAGAAAACCGTCAGCTGAAACAGCTAGTGGCCGACCTGAGCCTGGACAAACAAATGCTTCAGGATG GTGCTCAAAAAAAAGCTTTGAGGCCAGTTCAGCAAAGGAAACTGGCCTCAAGTTTAATGGAAAACTATCGCGTTTCAGCCCGTCGTGCCTGCTCTGTTATTCAATTCCGTCGATCCTCTTTGCAGTTCAAGTCTCGTCGTCGAGATGACTCCGTGATCCGGAAACGAATCAAAGAAATTGCCCAAGTAAGGGTTCGGTACGGTTATCAGCGGATTTATGTGCTGTTGCGCCGGGAAGGCTGGCGTGACAACCACAAAAGGGTCTATAGGGTGTATTGTGAAGAAGGATTGCATCTCAGAAGCAAGCGTCCCCGTCGTAATCGAGCCGCTGCCCACCGGTTAGAGCGCCCCCAACTCTCCAGTATCCATCAGTGCTGGAGCATGGACTTTGTGGCTGATCAGCTATTTGATGGCCGAAAAATCCGGGCCTTAACTGTAGTCGATAATTATAGTCGCCAGTGCTTAGCCATCCATGTCGGCCAATCATTAAAGGGTGAAGACGTGGTGGCCGTAATGAATCACTTAAAAATTGTAGATTTGGCTGTACCCGAACGGATTCAAGTGGACAATGGCAGTGAATTTATCTCAAAGTTCCTGGACAAGTGGGCTTATGATAACAAAGTGACGCTGGACTTTTCAAGGCCAGGAAAGCCAACGGATAATGCGTTTATCGAGTCATTTAATGGTAGTTTCCGGGACGAGTGCTTGAACGCTCACTGGTTCTTATCGCTAGACGATGCTCGGGAAAAAATTGAACACTGGAGGCAAGAATATAATAGCTTCCGCCCCCACAGCTCTCTTGGTGGTTTAACCCCAGATGAGGTTGGAAAGGGAAAAGAAAAACCAACACATGAACGTCCGATCCTCAATCTTTGA
- a CDS encoding IS5 family transposase, with product MTKQWQPLTDPQWAAISPFFDLRRKRTHNLRHIVDALLWLLRTGCQWRNLPSHWPHWQAVYYYFDQWKQAGIFEQINAALNQLDRQQAGRASHPSVLCIDSQSVKLHPMICEQRGLDGNKRINGRKRTLIVDTQGRLWVADVSAANEADGPLAVPLITNMLWRVRSTRKAFRSKIEDRTF from the coding sequence ATGACTAAACAGTGGCAACCACTGACCGACCCTCAATGGGCCGCAATTTCGCCTTTCTTTGACCTTCGACGCAAGCGGACTCATAATTTGCGCCACATCGTAGACGCCTTGTTGTGGTTGCTTCGAACCGGCTGTCAGTGGCGTAACCTGCCCTCGCATTGGCCACACTGGCAGGCGGTGTACTACTATTTCGATCAGTGGAAACAGGCTGGTATATTTGAGCAGATCAACGCTGCTTTGAATCAACTCGACCGTCAGCAAGCCGGACGAGCAAGTCATCCATCAGTACTATGCATTGATTCACAAAGCGTTAAGTTGCATCCCATGATCTGTGAACAGCGCGGTCTAGACGGCAACAAGCGTATCAATGGCCGCAAACGAACTCTAATCGTGGATACCCAGGGGCGCTTGTGGGTAGCTGACGTATCGGCGGCTAACGAGGCTGACGGCCCCTTAGCCGTGCCATTGATCACCAACATGCTGTGGCGCGTGAGGTCCACCCGAAAAGCGTTCCGCTCAAAGATTGAGGATCGGACGTTCTGA
- a CDS encoding RES family NAD+ phosphorylase codes for MKLYRITATKYASDLTGTGGLFGPGRWHREGTRILYVAEYISLAKLEVLANSRVIPANQSLVTVEVPETASITAVDTDSLPSDWQKIPYLEELADITERWLSERQFWMMRVPSVHSPAEFNYLLNPLHPEHTTLKLLSIEPHGFDSRLK; via the coding sequence ATGAAATTATATCGCATTACGGCAACGAAATACGCCAGCGATCTTACTGGAACAGGAGGGCTATTCGGACCTGGTCGTTGGCATCGGGAAGGCACCCGAATTTTATACGTAGCCGAATATATATCACTGGCAAAACTTGAGGTTCTGGCAAACTCACGGGTAATTCCTGCGAATCAATCTTTGGTAACGGTCGAGGTTCCGGAGACAGCCAGTATTACGGCCGTTGACACCGACAGTTTACCCTCCGACTGGCAAAAGATTCCTTACCTGGAAGAACTAGCCGATATAACCGAGCGATGGCTAAGTGAGCGTCAGTTCTGGATGATGCGCGTACCATCCGTCCACTCCCCCGCCGAATTTAATTACCTGCTCAACCCACTACATCCCGAGCACACTACGCTCAAACTGCTCAGCATCGAACCGCACGGATTCGACTCCCGGCTTAAGTAA
- a CDS encoding DUF6952 family protein, with amino-acid sequence MKLPVIKHLVQFIETNDEDFVLETIETLENLTELPTLKDEELDVIGELISNMYGAIEVNKLIREGASQKDALNTFMKRVVGSIDKE; translated from the coding sequence ATGAAGTTGCCAGTAATTAAGCATTTAGTTCAGTTTATTGAGACGAACGACGAAGATTTTGTGCTTGAAACAATTGAAACGCTGGAAAATCTCACTGAATTGCCGACGTTGAAAGACGAAGAGTTAGACGTTATTGGTGAATTGATTTCCAATATGTACGGTGCCATTGAAGTAAATAAACTAATCCGGGAAGGCGCGAGTCAGAAGGATGCGTTGAATACATTCATGAAACGCGTTGTTGGGTCGATCGACAAAGAATAA
- a CDS encoding thioredoxin family protein yields MVQELDQDNLLDIVGTNDVVLVQYSASWCGNCRIMKPKFKKLASETEGVQFIIADAENFPESRKLANVTNLPTFAAFKNGKLVNQVQTNKMEALSSLLNEVASN; encoded by the coding sequence ATGGTACAGGAATTAGATCAAGATAATCTGCTCGATATCGTTGGAACGAACGATGTTGTTCTGGTACAATATTCCGCTTCGTGGTGCGGAAACTGCCGGATCATGAAGCCAAAATTTAAAAAACTGGCCTCTGAAACCGAAGGTGTTCAGTTTATTATTGCCGATGCAGAAAATTTCCCAGAGTCGCGGAAATTAGCGAACGTAACGAACCTGCCAACGTTTGCCGCTTTTAAAAACGGTAAACTGGTCAATCAGGTGCAGACAAATAAAATGGAAGCCTTATCCTCGTTGCTCAATGAAGTTGCCAGTAATTAA
- a CDS encoding peroxiredoxin translates to MSLVGKQFPDITVDAMDHMGDDMKINVLKEATMKGKKVVLFWYPKDFTFVCPTELHAFQEALPEFESRNTIVIGASCDTNEVHFAWLNTAKDNGGIEGVTYPILADTTRNLSNVLGILDVQKAVYNEEYDSMMLEGSNVTYRATYLVDEDGKIFHESVNDMPLGRNVKEYLRLIDAYAHVQKFGEVCPANWEEGKDAMNATRDGVASYLSAN, encoded by the coding sequence ATGAGCTTAGTTGGAAAACAGTTCCCGGATATTACGGTAGACGCTATGGATCACATGGGCGATGATATGAAAATCAACGTCCTGAAAGAGGCTACAATGAAAGGTAAAAAAGTTGTACTGTTCTGGTATCCAAAAGATTTTACGTTCGTTTGTCCAACCGAATTGCACGCATTTCAGGAGGCCCTGCCCGAGTTTGAGTCTCGTAATACAATTGTTATTGGTGCTTCGTGCGACACCAACGAAGTTCACTTTGCCTGGTTGAACACGGCGAAAGACAATGGCGGTATCGAGGGCGTTACGTATCCAATTCTGGCCGATACGACCCGCAACCTGTCGAACGTACTAGGTATCCTGGACGTTCAGAAAGCGGTTTACAACGAAGAATATGATTCGATGATGCTGGAAGGCTCAAACGTAACGTACCGGGCTACTTACCTGGTTGACGAAGACGGTAAAATCTTCCATGAGAGCGTTAACGACATGCCGCTGGGCCGCAATGTGAAGGAGTATCTGCGCCTGATCGATGCGTATGCACACGTACAGAAGTTCGGTGAAGTTTGTCCGGCTAACTGGGAAGAGGGTAAAGATGCGATGAACGCTACCCGCGATGGCGTAGCCAGCTATTTGTCTGCTAATTAA